The nucleotide window CTCGCGGTGTGCTGGCTGTACCGTGCCAAGATCGCGGACCTGTGCGACGGCGTGGTGCGGCGCGATCCCGACGCGCTGCGCTTCGCCACCGCGGTACTGGTCGCCTTCCTGCCCGCCGCGCTCATCGGCGCGCTGTTCATCGGCCCGATCAAGCACCACCTGTTCGATCCCGCCGTGGTCGCCGCCGCGCTGATCGCGGGCGGGCTGGTCATCCTGTGGGTCGAGCGGCGCAGCGCCGTGCCGCGCATCCACGCCATCGAAGACTTCGGCTGGAAGCAGGCCATCGGCATCGGCTTCGCGCAATGCGTGGCGATGATTCCCGGCACCTCGCGCTCGGGCGCCACCATCGTCGGCGGCATGCTGTCCGGCGTGTCGCGGCAGGCGGCGACCGAATTCTCCTTCTTCCTCGCCATCCCCACCATGCTGGGCGCCGCCAGCTACGACGCGATGCGGCACTACCACTTGCTCAGCATGCAGGACATCTGGTCCATTGTCGCCGGCTTTACCGCCGCGTTCATCTCCGCGCTCTTCGTCGTCAACGCGCTGGTGCGGCTGGTGGCGCGGCATTCGCTGCGGGTGTTTGCGTGGTATCGGATTGCGCTGGGGGTGGTGATCGGGGTGGCAAGTGTGATGGCCTGACCGTGGGCCATTCCCTTAAGCATCGACCCCACTAGAACCTGGGCGACCCTGCCACGTGGCATCGCCGGGGGCGCCGGCGGGTCCTTCGCCGTGTGCAAATGCCAGTGCTTCGCCTACAAAGCGAGATCGAAAACGCGTCCTTTGGCAAGAGGCTCGCATTTCTATTTCTTTTAGTCGCTGTTGAATCTTTTTTAGACCAACAGCGTCATGTGGAGTCTGCCGTGCTTTGCCGCTACACTGGCCCAGCCCGATTCCTGAAGCGTATAGCCTGCCGCAGTGCGCCGAGCCATCGAGAGCGGGTATAGGCTCTGGCGCCGCGCGGTCCGTCCGTGCAGTTCGTTCGTGCAGTTCGTTCGTGCAGTTCGTTCGTGCAGTTCGTTCGCGCAGTTCGTTCGCGCAGTTCGTTCGTTCTGAAGCATGCAAAGGAACCGCCGTCTACCCATGACCCGCTCTGTTTCGCTCAGCTTCCCCCGCGCTTCGCTGTGCGCCGTCGCGAGCCTGCTCGGCCTGTGCTGGTCGTGGCCGGCCAGCGCGCAGCCTGGCGCTGTCGCCCCCACGCCTGCCGCGACGCAGGTTGCCGCAATCGCGGATCCGGCAGGCACGGCGTCGGCCAGGGTCACCACGCGCGTCCTGACGCTGCGCCAGATGGGCGCCTACGGCCCCATCGCGCTGCGTGGCGTGGACCATGCGCGCCGGCTCGATGTCGGCGTGCGGCTCGATGAAGTGGTCACGGCTGCGAAGCTCAAGCTGGCCTTTACCTATTCGCCGGCGCTGGTGTTCCCGCTGTCGCATATCAAGCTGACGCTGAACGACGAAGTCATCGCCACGCTGCCGCTGGAAGAAAAGGAAGCCGGGCGCCTGGTCACGCGCGAGCTCGATATCGACCCGCGCTTCTTCACCGACTTCAACCACCTGCGCGTGCAGCTGATCGCGCACTACACGCTGGACCATTGCGAGGACCCGCTGCACTCAAGCCTGTGGGCCGACATCAGCCCGGCGACCACGCTTACGCTCAGTACCTCGCGCGTGACGCTGCCGGACAACCTGGCGCTGCTGCCGGCGCCGTTCTTCGACCGCCGCGACAACCGCCGCGTGACCGTGCCGTTCGTGCTGCCGGCCGGCGCCGACGGCGCGACGCTGCGCGCCGCCGGCGTGGCGGCATCCTGGCTGGGCGCGCTGGCCGCCTGGCGCGAGGCGCGCTTCCCGGTGACACGTACCGCGCCGGCCGGCAGCGACGCCATCGCCTTCGTCACGCCGCAAACCATCCCGGCGGGGCTGAACCTGCCGGCCATCTCCGGCCCTACCGTCAGCGTCATGCCGAACCCGGCCAGCCCGGAACGCAAGCTGCTTGTGTTGGCCGGCCGCAATGCGCAGGAACTGCAGACCGCCGTCAATGCGCTGGTGCTGGGCAAGGTGGCCTTGGCCGGCAACAGCGCGCGCGTCGAGTCGGTCGACATCGGCAAGCCGCGCCGGCCCTATGACGCGCCGGCATGGGCGCCGACCGACCGCCCGGTGCTGTTCCGCGAACTGGTGCCGGACCCGCAGGACCTGCAGGTCGCCGGCAGCAACCCGAACCCGATCCGCGTCAACCTGCGCGTGCCGGCGGACCTGTACGACTGGACCCGCAGCAACGTGCCGCTGAACCTGCGCTACCGCTACACCGCGCCGCCCACCTACAACGACTCGGTCCTGAGCATCGACATCAACGACCAGCTGGTGCGCTCCTACCGCCTGCGCCCGCTGGCCAGCACCGACGACCACAACGTGGTCAGCGTACCGCTGCTGTCGGGCACCACCGCGTCGGTGGCGCAGCGGGTCGGCATCCCGGCGTTCCGCGTCGGCAGCAACAACCAGATGCAGTTCCAGTTCCATATCGATTCGCAGAAGACCGGGCTGTGCACGTCCACCGCGACCGACGTGGCGCGCGCGGCGATCGACCCGGACTCGACCATCGACTTCAGCCGCTTCTCGCACTACACCGGGCTGCCCAACCTGGCGTTCTTTGCCAACAGCGGCTATCCCTTCACCCGGCTGGCCGACCTCGCCGACACGGCCGTGGTCGTTCCCGACCAGCCCACCGCGATGGACCAGGAAGCGCTGCTGTCGCTGCTGGGCCATATGGGCAAGTGGACGGGCCTGCCGTCGCTGCGCGTGAGCGTGGTGCCGACGGCAAGGATCGACAGCGTGCGCGACCATAACCTGCTGCTGATCGGCACCGGCAGCGGCGCCGCCACGCTGGAAAAATGGGGCAAGTCGCTGCCGCTGCTGCTCGCGCGCGGCAAGACCGAGATCGCGCTGCGCGACCAGCGCAGCGGGGTCTGGTCGAACTGGCTGGCCGGCGTGCGCGAAGACCCGGTCACGCCGGTCGGGCGCGCCATCCTGTCCGCCGATGGCCCGGTGGCGGCACTGGTCGGCTTCGAGTCGCCGCTGGCCGACGGCCATACCGTGGTCGCGCTGACCGCCACCGAAGACCGCCACGTGGCCGACGTGCTCGACGCGCTGGAAAACCCCGGCAAGGTGGCGCAGATGCGCGGCGACCTGACCATGATCCGGCAGGACCAGGTCGATGGCCTGCGCCTGGGCCAGCGCTATTACGTCGGCGACCTGCCGTGGTACGCGCGCGTCTGGGTGCGGGTCTCGGCGTTCCCCAGCCTGCTGGCGATCGGCGGGCTGCTGGCCGGGCTGGTGGTCGCGCTGTCGCTGTTCTGGACGCTGAGCAGGCTGGCGGCGCGGCGCCGCGGGAGCTGACATGCGGCGCGCCCTGGCAGGCCTGTGCCGATGGCTCGCAGCCGGCGCGCTGGCCTGTGCCGCGCTGGCCGCCGCTGCCGCGCCGGCGCCGGCCTGCCAGTGGGCCGACTGGGATGCCTTCCGCCAGCACCTGCTGAGCGCCGACGGGCGCGTGATCGACCGCAGCTCTGACCGGCAGGCCACCGTGTCCGAAGGCCAGGCCTATGGCCTGTTCTTCGCGCTGGTGGCCAACGACCGCGCCAGCTTCGACAAGCTGCTGGCGTGGACCGAGAACAACCTGGCGCAGGGCGACCTGGCCTCGCACCTGCCCGCGTGGCTCTGGGGCCGGCGCACGCCCGCGCAGGAAGCCAGCGCGGGCCACGCGGAAAGCGGCTGGGGCGTGATCGACAGCAACCCGGCTTCCGACGCCGACCTGTGGATCGCCTACGCGCTGCTGGAAGCGGGCCGGCTGTGGCAGGAGCGGCGCTTCACCGCGCTCGGCACCCTGCTGGCGCGGCGCATCCTGCGCGAGGAAACCGCGGTGCTGCCCGGCCTGGGCCGCACCGTGCTGCCGGGACCGCAGGGCTTCAAGCTGGGCACCGGCCACTGGCGCCTGAACCCCAGCTACGTGCCGCTGCAGGTGATGCGCCGGCTGGCCGCGGCGCTGCCGGAAGAGCCGGCGTGGCAGCAGCTGGCCGGCACCTCGGCACGGCTGATGCTGGACACCGCGCCGCGCGGCTTCTCGCCCGACTGGGTCGAATATGAAGCCGGCCGCGGCTTCCTGCCCGACGCGGCGACCCACGCCGAATCGGCCTACAACGCGATCCGCGTCTACCTGTGGGCCGGCATGCTGCCCGCCGACGAGCCCCGGCGCGCCGCGCTGCTGCGCACCTTCACGCCTTTGGCCGATTATGTCGCGGCCAAGGGCTATCCGCCCGAAAGCATCGATACCCGGACCGGGCAGCCCGGCCCGCGCGGCAGCAACGCCGGCAACGGCGGCTTCAGCGCCGCGGTGGCGCCATACCTCGCCGCGCTCGGGCGCGCCGACCAGGCCGCCGCGCAGGCGCGCCGCACGCGCGAGCTGGCGCAGCGCGAACCCGGCGGCCAGGCCGGCTACTACACCCAGGTGCTGACGCTGTTCGGGCTCGGCCATCTCGACGGCCAGTTCCGCTTCGCCCGCGACGGCACGCTGCTGCCCGCATGGAAGACCGGATGCCCGGCGCGCTGAACCCGCTGCTGCTGCCGGCGCTGTTCGGCGCCGCCGCGCTGGCGCCGCTGGCAGCCGCGCCGGCGCTGGCCGAACAGGCCCAGCAGGCCGCCAGGCCGTCGCCCGAAGTGGCGCAGCTGCTGTCCGCGGCGCGCATGTGGGAAGCCAAGAACCGCACCGACATGGCGCGCGGCATCCTCGACAAGGCGCTGCTGATCGATCCCGGCCAGCCCGACGCGCTGATGCTGATGGGCCTGATCGAGCTGCGCTCCAACCGCCCGCTGGAGGCCGAGAAAATCCTGCGCCGGCTGCGCCAGGCCCACCCCGGCCACCCCGCCACGCTCGAGCTCGAAGACGCCTGGCGCATCGCCACGCGCGACAAGGCCGAAATGGCCCGCATCCGGCTGCTGGCGCGCGCCGGCAAGTCCGACGAAGCGATTGCCCGGCTGCGCCGGCTGTTTCCGCGCGGCGCCCCGCGCGGCGAGCTGGCGACCGACTACTACCGCATCCTGGCCGGCACGCCCGCCGGGCGCAGCGCGACCATCGCCGAGCTGCGCACCCGCGTGCGCCAGGAACCGGACGACCTGCGCCTGCAGATGGCCCTGGCCAGCCTGCTGACCGACCGCGAGGCGACGCGCCAGGAAGGGCTCGGCATCCTGCAGCGCATTGCCCGGCGCCCCGACGGCGACCGCAAGGGCGCGCTGGAGATGTGGCGGCGCACGCTCTACAACGTCAGCGACGATCCCGCGTACTACCGGTGGTATGAGGCCTACCTGCAGGAAGTGCCGGACGACGACGCCGCGCGGCAGACGCTGGCGGAGCTCGGCAAGCACGCCGGCGCGCGCCAGCGCGAGCAGGCCAGCCCGGCTGACCAGGCGTACCAGGCGCGGCGCGAAGGCGAGAAGCAGCTGGCGCGCGGCAATGTGCGCGAGGCCGAGACCGCGCTCGAAAGCGCCAACCGCAAGCGCCGCAACGAAGGCGAGACGCTCGGCAACCTGGGGCTGGTACGCCTGCGCCAGGGGCGCCACGACGAAGCGCGCGCGCTGTTCACGCGCGCCGCC belongs to Cupriavidus taiwanensis and includes:
- a CDS encoding undecaprenyl-diphosphate phosphatase; amino-acid sequence: MIDWIHLGKAFFLGLLEGLTEFLPVSSTGHLILVGDWIDFTSHEARVFDVVIQLGAILAVCWLYRAKIADLCDGVVRRDPDALRFATAVLVAFLPAALIGALFIGPIKHHLFDPAVVAAALIAGGLVILWVERRSAVPRIHAIEDFGWKQAIGIGFAQCVAMIPGTSRSGATIVGGMLSGVSRQAATEFSFFLAIPTMLGAASYDAMRHYHLLSMQDIWSIVAGFTAAFISALFVVNALVRLVARHSLRVFAWYRIALGVVIGVASVMA
- the bcsB gene encoding cellulose biosynthesis cyclic di-GMP-binding regulatory protein BcsB, which gives rise to MTRSVSLSFPRASLCAVASLLGLCWSWPASAQPGAVAPTPAATQVAAIADPAGTASARVTTRVLTLRQMGAYGPIALRGVDHARRLDVGVRLDEVVTAAKLKLAFTYSPALVFPLSHIKLTLNDEVIATLPLEEKEAGRLVTRELDIDPRFFTDFNHLRVQLIAHYTLDHCEDPLHSSLWADISPATTLTLSTSRVTLPDNLALLPAPFFDRRDNRRVTVPFVLPAGADGATLRAAGVAASWLGALAAWREARFPVTRTAPAGSDAIAFVTPQTIPAGLNLPAISGPTVSVMPNPASPERKLLVLAGRNAQELQTAVNALVLGKVALAGNSARVESVDIGKPRRPYDAPAWAPTDRPVLFRELVPDPQDLQVAGSNPNPIRVNLRVPADLYDWTRSNVPLNLRYRYTAPPTYNDSVLSIDINDQLVRSYRLRPLASTDDHNVVSVPLLSGTTASVAQRVGIPAFRVGSNNQMQFQFHIDSQKTGLCTSTATDVARAAIDPDSTIDFSRFSHYTGLPNLAFFANSGYPFTRLADLADTAVVVPDQPTAMDQEALLSLLGHMGKWTGLPSLRVSVVPTARIDSVRDHNLLLIGTGSGAATLEKWGKSLPLLLARGKTEIALRDQRSGVWSNWLAGVREDPVTPVGRAILSADGPVAALVGFESPLADGHTVVALTATEDRHVADVLDALENPGKVAQMRGDLTMIRQDQVDGLRLGQRYYVGDLPWYARVWVRVSAFPSLLAIGGLLAGLVVALSLFWTLSRLAARRRGS
- the bcsZ gene encoding cellulose synthase complex periplasmic endoglucanase BcsZ, producing the protein MRRALAGLCRWLAAGALACAALAAAAAPAPACQWADWDAFRQHLLSADGRVIDRSSDRQATVSEGQAYGLFFALVANDRASFDKLLAWTENNLAQGDLASHLPAWLWGRRTPAQEASAGHAESGWGVIDSNPASDADLWIAYALLEAGRLWQERRFTALGTLLARRILREETAVLPGLGRTVLPGPQGFKLGTGHWRLNPSYVPLQVMRRLAAALPEEPAWQQLAGTSARLMLDTAPRGFSPDWVEYEAGRGFLPDAATHAESAYNAIRVYLWAGMLPADEPRRAALLRTFTPLADYVAAKGYPPESIDTRTGQPGPRGSNAGNGGFSAAVAPYLAALGRADQAAAQARRTRELAQREPGGQAGYYTQVLTLFGLGHLDGQFRFARDGTLLPAWKTGCPAR